Proteins found in one Methanobacterium sp. genomic segment:
- a CDS encoding PH domain-containing protein, whose protein sequence is MFNRMNDSNPGERVVFETRPRFLANMKSTILKLVILVGIFYYFRTIIAAAIILQEYVVQMVWLPLIQGIFYLLLLIIILLILSIIFEILSWRGKKYQLTNQRVVIQKGILRRKRSSIQYPKIQDIEISQGIVDRIISAGDIEIYGGHEHTNIVLEDIPNPREVEDMIDRVMLGEEVGFKTQRRKTPKRSIIEEYDKKFKR, encoded by the coding sequence ATGTTTAACAGAATGAATGATTCAAATCCAGGGGAAAGGGTTGTTTTTGAAACCCGACCCCGATTTCTGGCCAACATGAAATCAACCATTCTTAAATTGGTAATTTTAGTGGGGATATTTTACTATTTCCGGACAATAATAGCAGCAGCAATAATACTACAAGAATATGTGGTACAGATGGTATGGCTGCCTCTTATTCAGGGAATATTTTATTTATTATTGCTAATCATTATCTTATTGATCTTGTCCATAATTTTTGAAATTCTTTCATGGAGGGGGAAGAAGTACCAGCTTACTAATCAACGAGTTGTAATCCAAAAGGGAATTCTCAGAAGGAAAAGATCATCTATCCAGTACCCTAAGATACAAGACATTGAAATTTCTCAGGGTATAGTAGACAGAATTATTTCAGCAGGAGATATAGAGATATATGGGGGTCATGAGCACACCAACATTGTTTTAGAAGATATTCCAAATCCCCGAGAAGTGGAAGACATGATCGACCGTGTCATGTTAGGGGAAGAGGTTGGGTTCAAAACCCAGCGTAGAAAAACACCCAAAAGATCCATAATTGAAGAATATGACAAAAAGTTTAAAAGATAG
- a CDS encoding molybdopterin molybdenumtransferase MoeA produces MGNVFLNLMDQDEVKKIIESLKIYRKIEKIDLSDVYQRILAEDIYAVIDLPPFDRAAMDGYAVRAQDTFGASEDNPLSLDLIEKIGAGDVPLKKVAKGKCTEVGTGAPMPEGADAVVMVEFTNLEDETVQIYEAVAPGMNVSARGSDMKKGEKLLSEGSLLTPERIGALSAIGMSQIPVFSKPTVAVISTGNELIKPGQELKYGKLYDINSETISNAVKACGCIPIISKIVKDDYDTIKNKIHEFKDTDIIITSGGTSAGAGDVLRQVVDDMGRVLVHGISVKPGKPTLIGTLPGGDGDIILFGLPGYPVSALMIFNAFVAPFLREIAGNSGHQQKKEFLTLKLSRRYHSARGRSHYALAKIKDNLAIPILKDSGAITALAEADGYFEVPKNVEIIEKGEKIQLIPFHNL; encoded by the coding sequence ATGGGAAATGTTTTTTTGAATTTAATGGACCAAGATGAAGTGAAAAAAATTATTGAATCACTTAAAATCTACAGAAAGATTGAAAAAATTGATTTGTCGGATGTTTATCAACGTATTTTGGCTGAAGATATTTATGCAGTAATAGATCTTCCACCCTTTGATCGTGCAGCAATGGATGGCTATGCAGTAAGAGCTCAGGACACGTTTGGAGCTTCAGAAGATAACCCCTTATCTTTAGATCTAATTGAAAAGATTGGTGCAGGTGATGTTCCTTTAAAAAAAGTGGCAAAAGGTAAATGTACTGAAGTTGGAACAGGCGCCCCAATGCCGGAAGGTGCTGATGCAGTGGTTATGGTTGAGTTCACAAATTTAGAAGATGAAACTGTTCAGATTTATGAAGCAGTGGCTCCTGGAATGAATGTGTCTGCTCGGGGATCAGATATGAAAAAAGGAGAAAAACTTCTTTCTGAAGGCAGCCTACTAACTCCTGAAAGGATAGGTGCGTTAAGTGCTATTGGAATGTCACAAATTCCAGTTTTCTCTAAACCAACAGTAGCCGTGATTTCAACAGGTAACGAACTAATTAAACCTGGTCAAGAACTTAAATATGGGAAATTATACGATATCAACTCTGAAACTATTTCTAATGCTGTTAAAGCTTGCGGATGCATTCCAATTATTTCTAAAATAGTTAAAGATGATTATGATACTATAAAAAATAAAATACATGAATTTAAAGATACTGATATTATTATAACATCTGGAGGTACTTCTGCAGGTGCAGGAGATGTTTTGCGTCAAGTTGTTGATGATATGGGTCGGGTCTTGGTACATGGAATTTCAGTTAAACCTGGTAAACCTACTTTGATAGGCACATTACCAGGGGGTGATGGTGACATAATCCTGTTCGGACTTCCAGGATATCCTGTGTCTGCATTAATGATTTTCAATGCCTTTGTAGCGCCTTTTTTAAGAGAAATAGCTGGTAATTCTGGACACCAGCAGAAAAAAGAATTTTTAACACTTAAATTATCCCGAAGATATCATTCTGCAAGGGGACGAAGCCACTATGCCCTTGCAAAGATTAAAGATAATCTTGCTATCCCCATATTAAAGGATTCAGGTGCCATAACCGCACTCGCAGAGGCTGATGGCTATTTTGAAGTTCCAAAAAATGTGGAAATCATTGAAAAAGGTGAGAAGATCCAATTAATACCATTCCATAATCTTTAA
- a CDS encoding RNA-processing protein (similar to yeast Dim2p protein that is essential for 40S ribosomal subunit; structural studies show binding to 3' end of 16S rRNA in complex with archaeal IF2 alpha), whose translation MPNTEYLKIPKERVGVLIGPQGKTKETIEKTSQTIIDVDSEAGSVAISPHKESEDPLSVWKARYMVKAIGRGFNPGIALKLIDDEVMLEIINLPDYVGKSKKAILRQKGRIIGKDGKTRNIITEMTGTHVSIYGKTVSIIGDMEHLQIAKEAVEMILDGARHKTVYSFLERKKQEMKLREIKMNPSI comes from the coding sequence TTGCCTAACACAGAATATTTAAAGATCCCCAAGGAAAGGGTAGGGGTTCTTATTGGGCCACAAGGAAAAACCAAAGAAACTATTGAAAAAACAAGTCAGACTATCATTGATGTTGACAGTGAAGCTGGTAGTGTGGCCATATCGCCACACAAAGAATCAGAAGATCCTTTATCTGTGTGGAAAGCCCGCTATATGGTTAAAGCAATAGGTAGAGGTTTTAATCCAGGAATAGCCCTTAAATTAATTGATGACGAGGTAATGTTAGAGATCATTAACCTTCCTGATTATGTTGGTAAGTCAAAAAAGGCAATTTTAAGACAGAAAGGACGTATCATTGGCAAAGATGGGAAAACCCGGAATATAATCACTGAAATGACTGGAACACATGTTTCGATTTATGGAAAAACTGTCTCAATTATTGGTGATATGGAACATTTACAAATTGCCAAAGAAGCTGTTGAAATGATTTTGGATGGTGCTAGACATAAAACAGTATACTCGTTTCTGGAACGTAAAAAACAAGAGATGAAACTTAGAGAAATTAAAATGAACCCATCTATATGA
- the eif1A gene encoding translation initiation factor eIF-1A, translating into MSRGSGRDQQSQEFRRVRSPRKGEIPGVVEQIMGHGKLKVRCADGKTRLCRIPGKMKKRIWIREGDVVLIKPWDFQSDEKADVIWRYTRTESNYLERRGFLKL; encoded by the coding sequence TTGAGCAGAGGAAGTGGTCGTGATCAACAATCACAAGAATTTCGGAGGGTGAGATCCCCTAGAAAGGGTGAAATACCAGGTGTTGTGGAACAAATTATGGGGCATGGGAAGCTTAAAGTAAGATGTGCCGATGGTAAAACTAGACTTTGCCGAATTCCCGGAAAAATGAAAAAAAGAATCTGGATCAGAGAAGGTGACGTAGTTCTAATTAAACCGTGGGACTTCCAAAGCGATGAAAAGGCAGACGTTATTTGGAGATATACACGCACCGAATCTAACTATTTAGAACGTCGAGGATTCCTAAAACTATAA
- a CDS encoding serine protein kinase RIO: MESPVDKSDIHLQKMREVKRLKSVEDRRVGSEVFDRITLQTLYKLANQGHIHLLNGAISTGKEANVFKGADEDGNLVAVKIYRVTTSDFKKMQYYIQGDPRFNIRSNSKRQLINNWVLKEFKNLNRAYNAGVRVPKPLIAKKNILVMEFIGDKNGTPARLMQQTKISNPDNIVEKIIEYVKKLYNDAEIVHGDLSAFNILIHHDEPVIIDLSQSLVVDHPLSNELLNRDINNLIKDFKKIGIKMSKDDVKRKIKDL; the protein is encoded by the coding sequence ATGGAATCTCCTGTTGATAAGTCAGATATTCACCTTCAGAAAATGAGGGAAGTCAAACGCTTGAAGAGTGTTGAAGACAGACGAGTAGGGAGTGAGGTGTTCGATCGGATTACCCTCCAAACATTGTATAAATTGGCCAATCAAGGCCATATTCACCTTTTAAATGGAGCAATTAGTACTGGGAAAGAGGCAAATGTCTTTAAAGGTGCTGATGAAGACGGTAATTTGGTTGCAGTCAAAATTTATCGGGTTACCACTTCTGACTTTAAAAAAATGCAATATTATATTCAGGGCGATCCTCGGTTTAACATTCGTAGCAATAGTAAACGTCAACTAATTAATAACTGGGTTTTAAAAGAATTTAAAAATCTTAACCGAGCATACAATGCTGGAGTGCGAGTTCCCAAACCATTAATTGCAAAAAAAAATATTCTTGTTATGGAATTTATAGGAGACAAAAATGGCACACCAGCTCGCCTCATGCAACAGACAAAAATTTCAAATCCAGATAATATAGTTGAAAAAATTATTGAATATGTTAAAAAACTATATAACGATGCAGAAATAGTGCACGGAGATTTGTCTGCCTTCAATATTTTAATACACCATGATGAACCGGTCATAATTGATCTATCCCAAAGCCTAGTGGTTGATCATCCCTTGTCAAATGAGCTTTTAAACCGAGATATTAACAATTTAATCAAAGATTTTAAAAAAATAGGTATCAAAATGTCTAAAGATGATGTTAAAAGAAAGATTAAGGATTTATGA
- a CDS encoding DNA topoisomerase IV subunit A produces MNKKDITVNKLKSLGEIILEDVEKNNVPTIKVPSRGTSNIVYDNEKRYYVLGDRYGKRSLGNVKQITKMAQMIYVANFCKDLVRRGKTATLREMYYVSEGWDVDFGEQQESNIVGEDLEVTLGMTREDLGLMPEEDGASVYGNITLQDDDVEINALKAGKSGYTISPTIDEVKFLDHDVERVIAVETMGMFHRMVQEDAYKKFNTLIVGLKGQAARATRRFLKRVNNELNLPVYIMNDGDPWGFHIAMVIISGSAKLAHVNHQLATPDARFMGVTASDIINYDLPTDPLKDIDVLRLKELSKDPRYKDDAWQVEIKKMLKIGKKAEQQSFSKYGLEYVVETYLPEKLDAME; encoded by the coding sequence ATGAATAAAAAAGATATCACTGTTAACAAACTCAAAAGCTTGGGTGAGATAATATTAGAAGACGTTGAAAAAAACAACGTTCCTACAATTAAAGTTCCATCACGAGGAACATCTAACATAGTTTATGATAATGAAAAACGTTACTATGTGCTGGGGGATCGCTATGGTAAAAGATCCCTAGGTAATGTGAAACAGATAACCAAGATGGCTCAGATGATATACGTAGCCAATTTTTGCAAGGATCTGGTTCGCAGGGGAAAAACTGCCACTTTAAGGGAGATGTACTATGTTTCTGAAGGATGGGATGTGGACTTCGGAGAGCAGCAAGAATCGAATATTGTTGGCGAAGACTTGGAAGTCACATTGGGAATGACCCGTGAAGACTTGGGCCTGATGCCTGAAGAAGACGGGGCTTCAGTTTACGGAAATATCACACTTCAAGATGATGATGTGGAAATAAACGCGCTTAAAGCAGGAAAATCAGGTTATACCATATCCCCCACCATTGATGAAGTGAAATTTCTGGATCACGACGTGGAACGAGTTATTGCCGTGGAAACCATGGGTATGTTCCATAGGATGGTTCAAGAAGACGCTTATAAAAAATTTAATACGCTAATTGTTGGTTTAAAAGGTCAAGCTGCTCGTGCAACCCGGCGTTTCCTTAAACGTGTCAATAATGAGCTTAATTTACCAGTTTATATTATGAACGACGGAGATCCATGGGGATTCCACATTGCCATGGTTATAATTAGTGGAAGTGCTAAATTAGCCCATGTAAACCATCAACTGGCCACTCCTGATGCTAGATTCATGGGTGTTACCGCATCAGATATTATTAACTACGATCTTCCCACCGATCCCCTGAAAGATATCGATGTTTTAAGGCTTAAAGAACTTTCAAAAGACCCCAGATACAAAGACGATGCTTGGCAAGTGGAAATCAAAAAAATGCTCAAGATAGGGAAAAAAGCAGAACAACAATCCTTCTCCAAGTACGGATTAGAGTATGTGGTTGAAACTTACTTACCTGAAAAACTCGATGCAATGGAATAA
- a CDS encoding UPF0280 family protein produces the protein MINKRILIEETNIMLQSDIEPSGVDNFIIQQRKALKSYIWKHKEFQISLEPLKVGEAPLIVKMMAEAAEIAEVGPMAAVAGTISELSLNFLLKNGAQYVIVDNGGDVALKTNKDVIMGLYAGESSLSGKIGFKIKHQKTPMGICTSSATVGHSISFGKADSVTIFASHASTADALATSIANHATGNSNREIIENCLDKAEEFRMYFRGLMVVVGEAAGTLGKIPKLVKTKKKAVLGDIFDVY, from the coding sequence ATGATAAATAAAAGGATCCTTATCGAGGAAACAAACATAATGCTCCAATCAGATATAGAACCATCTGGTGTAGATAACTTTATTATTCAACAGCGTAAAGCACTGAAAAGTTATATTTGGAAACATAAAGAATTTCAAATCAGTTTAGAACCTTTAAAAGTTGGTGAAGCACCACTCATAGTAAAAATGATGGCTGAAGCAGCAGAAATAGCTGAAGTTGGACCTATGGCTGCAGTTGCAGGGACAATATCAGAACTGTCTCTAAATTTTTTGCTAAAAAATGGTGCACAATATGTTATAGTTGATAATGGTGGGGATGTGGCTCTTAAAACTAACAAAGATGTGATAATGGGATTGTATGCTGGTGAATCCTCTCTTTCCGGGAAAATTGGTTTTAAAATTAAGCACCAAAAAACACCAATGGGAATATGCACATCATCTGCCACAGTTGGTCACTCCATCAGCTTTGGGAAAGCAGATTCAGTTACAATTTTCGCTTCTCATGCCAGCACTGCAGATGCACTGGCAACATCCATAGCAAATCATGCCACAGGCAATAGTAATCGTGAAATAATTGAAAACTGTCTGGATAAAGCTGAAGAATTTCGCATGTATTTCCGAGGATTGATGGTAGTGGTGGGCGAAGCTGCCGGCACCCTTGGCAAAATACCTAAACTTGTTAAAACCAAGAAAAAAGCAGTTTTAGGCGATATTTTTGATGTTTATTAG
- the top6B gene encoding DNA topoisomerase VI subunit B, producing the protein MEREAAELFEEFKELTASEFFRRNKQMLGFSGKIRSLTMVFHELITNSLDASEEAGILPEIKIDLKRLDKDHYILRHTDNGPGIPEDYITRVYSTMFAGSKFRNIQSRGQQGLGCSGCVLLSQMTTGKPAKVVSGYKDGDTLKGVEMTFKMDVKKNKGLILERKDVEVQSTGVSIELQFKDVSYSLSEQGAYEYIRRTMIGNPHAKITFRDPTGHKYIFNRAADFIPPLPKEVLPHPKGVTADDLIFMAKHTDKRRFRSLLTSNLSRMSTKRVKEIEKTTGIDLNKRPKDMKWEEAEQIVETFAKMDFMAPPTSGLIPIGKEQIEKGIREILNPEFVATTTRKPKTFRGGVSFIIEAGISYGGDSGRMVGEQKKAEIMRFANRVPLAFDQGSCAITEALKSVDWKRYGIKDMDNAPMTIFVNIISTNVPYLSTGKQSVAPEPEILHEVRQATMKIARSMQKYIRAKKAAKEEALRAKVFENLVPVIIREAAVLAEKDVPEYDAVLAKVTRRAKYEGVVEDE; encoded by the coding sequence TTGGAGCGAGAAGCAGCTGAACTATTTGAGGAATTTAAAGAACTGACTGCATCTGAATTTTTCAGAAGAAATAAACAGATGCTGGGTTTTTCTGGTAAAATCCGGTCTTTAACCATGGTATTCCATGAATTAATTACTAACAGCCTAGATGCATCAGAAGAGGCAGGAATACTTCCAGAAATAAAGATAGACCTCAAACGTTTAGATAAAGATCATTACATACTTAGACATACCGATAATGGACCAGGAATCCCTGAAGATTATATCACCAGAGTATACAGCACCATGTTTGCTGGTTCCAAGTTCAGGAACATCCAATCCCGCGGGCAGCAGGGGTTAGGGTGCAGTGGGTGTGTTTTGTTATCACAAATGACCACCGGAAAGCCAGCTAAAGTTGTGTCCGGCTATAAAGATGGTGACACTCTTAAAGGTGTGGAAATGACCTTTAAGATGGATGTAAAGAAAAATAAGGGATTAATACTTGAGAGAAAGGATGTTGAAGTGCAATCCACCGGAGTTTCCATAGAATTGCAATTTAAAGATGTTTCATATTCACTTTCAGAACAAGGAGCCTATGAATACATTCGTAGAACCATGATCGGCAATCCACATGCTAAGATCACTTTCAGAGACCCTACGGGACACAAATATATTTTTAATCGAGCTGCAGATTTTATCCCCCCATTACCTAAGGAGGTACTTCCGCACCCCAAAGGAGTAACTGCTGATGACTTGATATTCATGGCAAAACATACTGATAAACGTCGTTTCCGCAGCCTATTAACTAGTAACCTTTCCAGGATGTCCACCAAACGAGTGAAAGAGATTGAAAAAACTACTGGAATCGATCTTAACAAGCGTCCCAAGGACATGAAATGGGAGGAAGCAGAACAAATCGTGGAAACATTTGCCAAAATGGACTTTATGGCACCCCCAACCTCTGGACTTATACCAATAGGGAAAGAACAGATAGAAAAAGGAATAAGAGAGATTTTGAATCCTGAATTCGTGGCAACCACTACCCGAAAACCTAAAACATTCCGTGGAGGAGTTTCTTTTATCATTGAAGCCGGCATATCTTATGGTGGAGATTCAGGAAGAATGGTTGGAGAGCAAAAAAAAGCAGAAATCATGCGATTTGCCAACCGAGTGCCTTTGGCCTTTGATCAGGGCAGTTGTGCCATAACTGAAGCTCTTAAAAGTGTGGACTGGAAACGTTATGGGATAAAAGACATGGATAATGCTCCTATGACCATTTTTGTCAACATCATCTCCACTAATGTGCCCTACCTTTCAACAGGTAAGCAAAGTGTGGCACCTGAACCAGAAATTCTGCATGAAGTCCGACAAGCAACCATGAAAATCGCTAGAAGCATGCAAAAATATATACGCGCTAAAAAAGCTGCGAAAGAAGAAGCATTACGTGCAAAAGTATTTGAAAATTTGGTTCCAGTTATAATTCGTGAAGCAGCAGTGCTGGCTGAAAAGGATGTTCCAGAATATGATGCCGTACTAGCAAAAGTTACACGCAGAGCAAAATACGAAGGCGTGGTTGAAGATGAATAA
- a CDS encoding geranylgeranyl reductase family protein, whose protein sequence is MKNYDVVVVGAGPIGSTFARSMAEKGFKVAILEKKKEIGVPLQCAGLLGKKIKKVNILPDEFIINSVHGAFLHSPVDTVLSVSKKTPEAYVLDRVGYDKFLAELASNSGVDIFFNHKVAKVDSINGVVYLKNSEITKISGNVIAGADGHSSIVSQSFNSPADSFQAAQYLVDAGEKRFNNDFVHLYVDSKISPGFFWTIPLSESTARIGLFADANYPDLTNYLNELISKRPELSGVTILKKYYGVIPKQDPHKSLVKDKVILLGDAASQVKPTTGGGLIMGFTSAEMASNVTSQALEAENTAMLENYSKLYRDKFKKELKVQLMVHKVFKSLSNSDLEYMFIKLKEEGAEDIISEYGDMDTQSPLIKEMIKQGIIFSILPKMLSRRLSGLWK, encoded by the coding sequence ATGAAAAACTATGATGTAGTGGTAGTTGGTGCTGGCCCCATAGGTTCAACATTCGCCAGGTCCATGGCAGAAAAGGGATTTAAAGTAGCAATACTGGAGAAAAAGAAGGAAATTGGCGTTCCACTTCAATGTGCCGGGCTTCTAGGTAAGAAAATAAAGAAAGTGAATATTTTACCGGATGAATTCATCATTAACTCTGTTCATGGTGCTTTTTTACACTCTCCAGTTGACACAGTACTTTCTGTAAGCAAAAAAACGCCAGAAGCTTATGTGCTAGATCGTGTTGGTTATGATAAGTTTTTAGCTGAATTAGCATCAAATTCGGGTGTGGACATTTTCTTTAACCATAAAGTAGCGAAAGTAGATTCTATAAATGGGGTTGTCTACCTAAAAAATAGTGAAATAACAAAAATATCAGGCAACGTAATTGCAGGGGCTGATGGTCATTCTTCTATTGTGTCACAATCTTTTAATTCGCCAGCAGACTCTTTTCAAGCAGCTCAATATTTAGTAGATGCCGGGGAAAAAAGATTTAACAATGATTTTGTACATCTTTATGTTGATTCAAAAATTTCTCCAGGATTTTTTTGGACAATTCCTTTATCTGAAAGCACAGCCCGAATTGGACTTTTTGCTGATGCCAATTATCCTGATTTGACTAATTATTTAAATGAACTAATCAGCAAAAGGCCTGAACTCAGTGGAGTTACCATTTTAAAAAAATATTATGGCGTAATCCCTAAACAAGACCCACATAAGAGTCTGGTTAAGGATAAAGTTATTCTGTTGGGTGATGCTGCATCCCAAGTTAAACCAACAACCGGGGGTGGACTGATAATGGGATTCACCTCTGCTGAAATGGCATCAAATGTAACATCTCAAGCATTAGAAGCTGAAAACACTGCCATGCTTGAAAATTATTCTAAACTATATCGCGATAAATTCAAAAAAGAGTTAAAAGTACAACTCATGGTTCATAAGGTTTTCAAATCTCTCAGTAACTCTGATTTGGAATATATGTTTATAAAACTTAAAGAAGAAGGAGCAGAAGATATTATATCCGAATATGGGGATATGGATACGCAATCGCCTCTGATTAAAGAAATGATTAAACAGGGAATAATTTTTTCCATCCTCCCCAAAATGTTATCCCGGAGGCTATCCGGCCTATGGAAGTAG